One genomic window of Candidatus Sulfotelmatobacter sp. includes the following:
- the kdpB gene encoding potassium-transporting ATPase subunit KdpB — protein MTSSSRKRPTFERAIIQRATLDAILKLDPRQQVRNPVMFVVFVVSVLTTVLGAQALSGHGEAPAGFILGVAAWLWFTLLFANFAEAMAEGRGKAQAESMRRARTDLMAKKLLDPADRMSITVVPAPTLRRGDTVVVAAGDVIPCDGDVIEGVASVDESAITGESAPVIRESGGDRSAVTGGTRVLSDWLVVRVTADPGETFLDRMIEMVEGARRQKTPNEIALAILLVALTLVFLFATATLLPFSLYAVKSGGGGTVVSVTVLVALLVCLIPTTIGGLLSAIGIAGMDRLLRANVMAMSGRAVEAAGDVDVLLLDKTGTITLGNRQATELIPSDGVTHEQLADAAQLASLSDETPEGRSIVVLAKERYGLRERELQATHAVFVPFTAQTRMSGVDLDGRAIRKGSAEAVQSWVAGKGGEFPVAVRNVVETVAREGATPLVVAEGSRVLGVIRLKDVVKGGIRDRFAQLRKMGISTVMITGDNPLTAAAIAAEAGVDDFLAEATPEAKLRLIRKHQEGGKLVAMTGDGTNDAPALAQADVAVAMNTGTQAAKEAGNMVDLDSNPTKLIEIVETGKQLLMTRGALTTFSITNDVAKYFAIIPAAFAATYPSLGALNIMHLATPQSAILSAVIFNALIIVALIPLALRGVRYRPLGASAVLQLNLLIYGVGGLIVPFIGIKLIDMLLVALRLT, from the coding sequence ATGACTTCGTCGTCACGCAAGCGCCCGACGTTCGAGAGGGCGATCATCCAAAGGGCGACCCTCGACGCGATCCTGAAGCTCGACCCGCGCCAGCAGGTGCGCAACCCGGTGATGTTCGTGGTCTTCGTGGTCAGCGTGCTCACCACCGTGCTCGGCGCGCAGGCCCTGAGCGGCCACGGCGAGGCGCCGGCCGGATTCATCCTGGGTGTCGCCGCCTGGCTGTGGTTCACCCTGCTGTTCGCCAATTTCGCCGAGGCGATGGCCGAAGGCCGTGGCAAAGCTCAGGCCGAGAGCATGCGCCGCGCGCGCACCGATCTCATGGCCAAGAAGCTGTTGGATCCCGCGGATCGCATGTCGATCACCGTGGTGCCTGCGCCCACGCTGCGGCGCGGCGATACCGTCGTGGTCGCCGCTGGCGACGTGATTCCGTGTGACGGTGATGTCATCGAGGGCGTGGCGTCGGTGGACGAGAGCGCAATCACCGGCGAAAGCGCGCCGGTGATCCGCGAAAGCGGCGGCGACCGCAGCGCGGTGACGGGCGGCACCAGGGTGCTCTCGGACTGGCTGGTGGTGCGCGTCACGGCGGATCCGGGCGAGACGTTCCTCGATCGCATGATCGAGATGGTCGAAGGCGCGCGGCGGCAGAAGACGCCAAACGAGATCGCGCTGGCCATCTTGTTGGTGGCGCTCACGCTGGTGTTCCTGTTCGCAACCGCGACGCTTCTCCCGTTCTCGCTGTACGCGGTGAAGTCCGGCGGCGGCGGCACGGTGGTCAGCGTGACGGTGCTGGTCGCGCTGCTGGTCTGCCTGATCCCCACCACGATCGGCGGCCTGCTCTCGGCGATCGGCATCGCCGGAATGGACCGGCTGCTTCGGGCCAACGTCATGGCGATGTCGGGTCGCGCCGTGGAAGCGGCCGGCGACGTGGACGTGCTGTTGCTCGACAAGACCGGCACCATCACGCTGGGCAACCGTCAGGCGACCGAACTCATCCCGTCCGACGGAGTGACGCACGAGCAACTGGCCGACGCCGCGCAGCTGGCCTCGCTGTCGGACGAGACCCCCGAGGGCCGCAGCATCGTGGTGCTGGCCAAGGAGCGCTACGGCCTGCGAGAGCGCGAACTGCAGGCGACGCACGCGGTGTTCGTACCGTTCACCGCGCAGACGCGCATGAGCGGCGTCGACCTCGACGGCCGCGCGATCCGCAAGGGCTCGGCCGAGGCGGTTCAATCGTGGGTGGCCGGCAAGGGCGGCGAGTTCCCGGTGGCGGTGCGGAACGTGGTGGAGACCGTCGCACGAGAGGGCGCGACTCCGCTGGTGGTCGCCGAAGGCTCGCGAGTGCTGGGAGTGATCCGGCTCAAGGACGTGGTCAAGGGCGGCATCCGCGATCGCTTCGCCCAGCTTCGCAAGATGGGCATCTCCACGGTGATGATCACGGGCGACAACCCGCTCACCGCAGCCGCGATCGCCGCCGAGGCCGGCGTCGACGACTTCCTGGCCGAGGCCACTCCCGAGGCCAAGCTGCGCCTGATCCGGAAGCACCAGGAGGGCGGCAAGCTGGTCGCCATGACCGGCGACGGCACCAACGACGCGCCGGCGCTGGCGCAGGCCGATGTGGCGGTGGCCATGAACACCGGCACTCAGGCCGCGAAGGAAGCCGGCAACATGGTGGATCTCGACTCGAACCCGACCAAGCTGATCGAGATCGTCGAGACCGGCAAACAGCTGCTGATGACGCGCGGCGCCTTGACCACGTTCAGCATCACCAACGACGTGGCCAAGTACTTCGCGATCATCCCGGCGGCATTCGCGGCCACCTACCCGTCGCTCGGCGCCCTGAACATCATGCACCTGGCCACCCCGCAGAGCGCCATCCTATCGGCGGTCATCTTCAACGCGCTCATCATCGTCGCGTTGATTCCGCTGGCCCTGCGCGGCGTGCGCTACCGGCCGCTCGGCGCCTCGGCGGTGCTGCAACTGAACCTGCTGATCTATGGCGTGGGCGGACTGATCGTGCCGTTCATCGGCATCAAGCTGATCGACATGCTGCTGGTCGCCCTGCGACTTACCTGA
- the kdpC gene encoding potassium-transporting ATPase subunit KdpC — MRSELRPAILMVLVLSLITGVLYPLAVTGLAQALFPHQANGSLIVRGGRIVGSSWIGQSFDQPRYFWSRLSATSPAYNAGASSGSNYGPLNPALFDAVKARIDSLRAADPDAKLPVPVDLVTASGSGLDPHISPAAAEYQVARVAKARGLSRDQVESLVARHTTKRLWGVIGEPVVNVLELNLALDATSEASR, encoded by the coding sequence ATGCGTTCCGAACTCCGTCCCGCGATCCTGATGGTGCTGGTACTGAGCCTGATCACCGGCGTGCTCTACCCGCTGGCGGTCACCGGCCTCGCCCAGGCGCTCTTTCCGCATCAGGCCAACGGCAGCCTGATCGTCCGCGGCGGCCGGATCGTGGGCTCTTCGTGGATCGGTCAGTCCTTCGACCAGCCGCGTTACTTCTGGAGCCGGCTCTCGGCGACCTCGCCCGCCTACAACGCCGGCGCTTCGTCGGGCTCGAACTACGGCCCCCTCAACCCCGCGTTGTTCGACGCGGTGAAGGCCCGCATCGACTCGCTGCGTGCGGCCGATCCGGACGCGAAGCTGCCGGTGCCCGTCGATCTGGTCACCGCCTCGGGCAGTGGCCTCGATCCGCACATCAGTCCGGCCGCCGCCGAGTATCAGGTCGCGCGCGTCGCGAAAGCGCGCGGGCTCTCGCGCGATCAGGTCGAGTCGCTGGTGGCCCGCCACACGACGAAGCGCCTGTGGGGCGTGATTGGTGAGCCGGTGGTGAACGTATTGGAACTGAATCTCGCGCTCGACGCGACAAGTGAGGCTTCGCGATGA
- a CDS encoding outer membrane beta-barrel protein has translation MTLRRMWPTMALILCASPLQAQTSTSPLQASGFVQASFAHGTQDLDGAIVGNLYLPRNDEFLLDAAALTLQRAVPTDRPGTGFLVEAMVGNHAATIHAAGLDVGPEEDLVKAYLVVGLPAQSLQVSAGKMATMLGYEGIESVGNPNLSVGSQFIYIENFTDLGLDVAWTGTSRWSARARVTNGWDVVTDNNKHKTVFGRLGWSDGTRGVALLGYSGSELPDSVGGLRSGLEVLANGRLGSIQGTLQLDAGREEALDADWQAAGLWIQFPLRSGLDLALRGDVLDDADGVRTSGVTGFPANAGQTVVSITTTAIIRGIPSALIRPELRYDHSTLDVYDGHGDQWTVALGAAMTF, from the coding sequence ATGACTCTTCGCAGAATGTGGCCCACCATGGCGCTGATCCTCTGCGCCTCCCCCCTTCAGGCTCAGACTTCCACCAGCCCCCTGCAGGCCAGCGGATTCGTGCAGGCTTCCTTCGCGCACGGCACACAGGATCTGGACGGCGCGATCGTAGGCAACCTGTATCTCCCGCGGAACGACGAGTTCCTGCTGGATGCCGCCGCGCTCACGCTTCAGCGGGCGGTGCCCACGGATCGGCCCGGCACCGGCTTCCTGGTCGAGGCCATGGTCGGGAACCACGCGGCAACCATCCACGCCGCCGGGCTCGACGTCGGACCCGAGGAGGACCTGGTCAAGGCCTATCTGGTGGTCGGCCTCCCGGCCCAGTCGTTGCAGGTGTCGGCCGGAAAGATGGCGACGATGCTCGGGTACGAAGGAATCGAGAGCGTCGGCAACCCCAACCTGTCGGTCGGATCTCAGTTCATCTACATCGAGAACTTCACCGACCTGGGTCTCGATGTCGCCTGGACCGGCACCAGCCGGTGGTCGGCTCGGGCCCGGGTCACCAACGGCTGGGACGTGGTCACGGACAACAACAAGCACAAGACCGTGTTCGGGCGGCTGGGCTGGAGCGACGGGACCCGGGGCGTGGCGCTGCTCGGCTACTCGGGCTCCGAGCTTCCGGACAGCGTCGGCGGGCTGCGCTCGGGCCTGGAGGTGTTGGCCAACGGGCGCCTGGGTTCGATCCAGGGAACCCTCCAGCTCGACGCCGGTCGTGAAGAGGCGCTCGACGCGGATTGGCAGGCGGCCGGACTCTGGATTCAGTTTCCGCTTCGCTCCGGCCTCGACCTCGCGTTGCGCGGCGACGTACTCGACGACGCCGACGGCGTTCGTACTTCGGGCGTGACAGGGTTTCCCGCCAACGCCGGCCAGACGGTCGTGTCGATTACCACCACCGCGATCATCCGCGGGATTCCCTCCGCGCTGATCCGGCCCGAGCTGCGCTACGACCACTCGACGCTGGATGTCTACGACGGGCACGGCGATCAGTGGACCGTGGCGCTCGGCGCCGCGATGACCTTCTGA
- the kdpF gene encoding K(+)-transporting ATPase subunit F produces MNLLYVIAFVIALLLFLYLAYALFRPERF; encoded by the coding sequence GTGAACCTGCTCTACGTCATCGCGTTCGTGATCGCGCTTCTGCTGTTCTTGTACCTCGCCTACGCCCTGTTCCGCCCGGAGCGCTTCTAG
- the kdpA gene encoding potassium-transporting ATPase subunit KdpA has product MSPVLIELVAYVVVLLLAAKPLGLFMARVLEGHRTWLSPVLGPLERLCYRLTGVNPSAEMGWKRYAGAVLFFNFAGLLVVYALQRLQHLLPLNPQHLAAVTPDSAFNTAVSFATNTNWQGYAGETTMSYLTQMLGLGVQNFVSAASGIAVLAAFVRGFARHSSATIGNFWADLVRTTLYILLPLSFVLALALVSQGVVQTFAPYVTAHVVEPVAGPDGKPITDQILALGPAASQIAIKQLGTNGGGFFNANSAHPFENSTPLSCFLELLAILLISGALCYSFGRMVRDTRQGWAVLAAMTAVMVACLVIAQWSEQAGNPRLTPLGADQVASLTQPGGNMEGKEARFGIGLSSLWAVTTTCASNGSVNSMHDSFTPLGGMIPMWLIQLGEVIYGGVGSGLYGMLAFAIIAVFVAGLMVGRTPEYIGKKIQSYEMKMASLMVLLPPAVVLVGTAISVVAPAGLKTIFNPGIHGFSEVLYAFSSSANNNGSAFAGLNANTPWYNGMLGIAMFVGRFWLKIPALAIAGSLAAKKSVPAGAGTLPTHTPLFVVLLIGTVLVVGALTFFPALALGPIVEHLVMVGGRP; this is encoded by the coding sequence ATGTCTCCCGTTCTGATCGAGCTCGTGGCTTATGTGGTCGTCCTGCTGCTCGCGGCCAAGCCCCTGGGCCTGTTCATGGCCCGCGTGCTCGAGGGGCATCGCACCTGGCTCTCGCCGGTGCTGGGTCCTCTCGAGCGTTTGTGCTACCGCCTGACCGGTGTGAATCCGTCCGCCGAGATGGGCTGGAAGCGCTACGCCGGGGCCGTGCTGTTCTTCAATTTCGCGGGGCTGCTCGTGGTCTACGCCCTGCAGCGGCTCCAGCATCTTCTGCCGCTCAATCCCCAGCATCTTGCCGCGGTCACGCCTGATTCGGCGTTCAATACCGCGGTGAGTTTCGCCACCAACACCAACTGGCAGGGCTACGCGGGCGAAACCACGATGAGTTACCTGACCCAGATGCTGGGGCTCGGAGTGCAGAACTTCGTTTCGGCGGCGAGCGGCATCGCGGTGCTGGCCGCCTTTGTGCGCGGCTTCGCGCGCCATTCCTCGGCCACGATCGGAAACTTCTGGGCCGATCTGGTGCGCACCACGCTCTACATTCTGCTCCCTCTGTCGTTCGTTCTCGCGCTGGCGCTGGTTTCGCAGGGTGTGGTGCAGACGTTCGCTCCCTATGTGACCGCGCACGTCGTGGAACCGGTGGCGGGCCCTGACGGCAAGCCGATCACCGACCAGATCCTCGCTCTCGGGCCGGCGGCCTCGCAGATCGCTATCAAACAGCTGGGCACCAACGGCGGCGGGTTCTTCAACGCCAATTCCGCGCACCCGTTCGAGAACTCGACGCCACTCTCGTGCTTCCTGGAGCTGCTCGCGATACTCCTGATTTCCGGCGCGCTCTGTTACTCGTTCGGCCGCATGGTCAGGGACACTCGCCAGGGCTGGGCGGTGCTGGCCGCGATGACGGCGGTGATGGTGGCGTGCCTGGTGATCGCTCAGTGGTCCGAGCAGGCCGGCAACCCGCGTCTCACCCCCCTGGGCGCCGATCAGGTGGCGAGCCTGACTCAGCCCGGCGGCAACATGGAGGGCAAGGAGGCGCGCTTCGGCATCGGGCTCTCGTCCCTCTGGGCCGTGACCACCACGTGCGCATCGAACGGTTCGGTCAATTCCATGCACGACTCATTCACGCCGCTCGGCGGCATGATTCCCATGTGGCTCATTCAGCTCGGCGAGGTGATCTACGGCGGGGTCGGCTCAGGGCTCTACGGCATGCTGGCGTTCGCGATCATCGCCGTATTCGTGGCCGGACTGATGGTCGGCCGCACCCCCGAGTACATCGGCAAGAAGATCCAGTCGTACGAAATGAAGATGGCCTCGCTCATGGTGCTGCTGCCGCCCGCGGTGGTGCTGGTCGGCACCGCGATCTCGGTGGTGGCCCCGGCCGGGCTCAAGACCATCTTCAACCCCGGTATCCACGGGTTCAGCGAGGTGCTCTACGCGTTCTCGTCGTCGGCCAACAACAACGGCAGCGCTTTCGCCGGACTCAATGCCAACACACCCTGGTACAACGGCATGCTCGGAATCGCGATGTTTGTTGGCCGCTTCTGGCTGAAGATCCCGGCGCTCGCGATCGCGGGCTCGCTGGCCGCGAAGAAATCGGTGCCTGCGGGCGCGGGCACTCTGCCCACCCACACGCCGCTGTTCGTGGTGCTGCTGATCGGGACCGTGCTGGTGGTCGGCGCGCTCACCTTCTTTCCCGCGCTGGCGCTCGGCCCGATCGTCGAGCACCTGGTGATGGTCGGAGGTCGGCCATGA